From Styela clava chromosome 6, kaStyClav1.hap1.2, whole genome shotgun sequence, one genomic window encodes:
- the LOC120331869 gene encoding uncharacterized protein LOC120331869 produces MIAPDCLRVAPSQQSYPGHFIGRIGQSYEDFQGQRSGHCRHVVSKWGNERKNCNKSSTVSQNISRFGNEAADLAALFKSSFSITDKDERLLSCDSGIAVSERSYFDYDDESNVESNGNNSVPEFSNVSLDNSQGDIPIDSTLLPWELPGIAQQLAIIHQAEYYFSDDYLSRDAYFLRQIRRKKEGYLSMKLITNFKKIRKLVKDPRITAYCLRKSKALRVNDAGTKVKRILEVPCDLRRFQPQNSVLVIGIPERLAKIEAVMNVFYKCGDMSSVRLIRPGKDCPGEILEHLEKRNDKTLWTKVNAVIEYERSESAMAACRFLTNSRKSHGIEKVCLLAYETKSKPHQPKQRRNWRTDHKPAQNRIAKAGTRREWKSDAVSNMSSEFIEKEENKSDNAWIQDVVNHVLHQSSKTLSDHGIGSSCSESDSENKLKKGEYSKLHSDLKSDTQDPSIESNSRYAYGIRS; encoded by the exons ATGATTGCGCCAGACTGTTTACGGGTTGCCCCATCACAGCAAAGCTATCCCGGGCATTTCATTGGTCGGATTGGACAAAGTTATGAGGATTTCCAAGGGCAAAGGTCCGGGCATTGTAGGCATGTTGTATCGAAATGGGGAAATGAACgaaaaaattgcaataaaagtAGTACAGTATCGCAAAATATTTCACGCTTCGGCAATGAAGCTGCTGACTTGGCCGCGTTATTTAAATCCTCCTTTTCGATCACTGACAAAGACGAACGACTTTTATCTTGCGATTCCGGTATAGCAGTTTCCGAAAGATCGTACTTTGACTACGATGACGAATCCAATGTTGAGTCGAATGGAAATAATTCAGTGCCGGAATTCTCCAACGTTTCGTTGGATAACTCACAAG gTGATATTCCCATCGACTCAACATTACTACCTTGGGAACTTCCAGGTATAGCACAACAACTTGCTATAATTCATCAG GCTGAATACTATTTTTCCGATGATTACTTGTCAAGAGATGCTTATTTTTTACGACAAATACGAAGGAAGAAAGAAGGTTATCTCAGCATGAAGCTCATAACTAATTTTAAAAAG ATTCGAAAACTTGTTAAAGATCCCCGAATTACCGCGTACTGCTTAAGAAAATCTAAAGCACTTCGGGTAAATGATGCAGGAACGAAAGTCAAGAGAATTCTTGAAGTACCATGCGATTTGAGAAG ATTTCAACCCCAGAACAGTGTTCTTGTTATTGGAATTCCGGAAAGGTTAGCAAAAATTGAGGCTGTTATGAATGTATTTTACAAGTGCGGAGACATGTCTTCTGTTCGTCTCATCAGACCTGGGAAAGAC tgTCCGGGAGAAATTTTAGAGCATTTGGAGAAACGCAACGACAAAACGTTGTGGACAAAAGTAAATGCTGTTATCGAATACGAAAGGAGCGAATCTGCGATGGCCGCCTGTCGATTTTTGACGAATTCAAGGAAGTCACATGGAATAGAAAAG GTTTGTCTTCTGGCATATGAAACTAAATCGAAGCCACACCAGCCAAAACAGCGCAGAAATTGGCGTACAGACCATAAGCCTGCCCAGAATCGTATCGCAAAAGCTGGGACTAGACGAGAATGGAAATCGGATGCAGTTAGCAACATGTCAAGTGAATTCattgaaaaagaagaaaacaaaTCTGACAATGCCTGGATCCAAGATGTCGTTAATCACGTATTACATCAGTCTTCGAAAACGTTGTCAGATCACGGTATAGGGTCAAGTTGTTCAGAAAGCGATTCGgaaaataaacttaaaaaagGCGAATACTCGAAGTTGCATTCGGATTTAAAATCTGACACTCAAGATCCTTCGATTGAATCAAACAGTCGATATGCTTACGGGATTCGATCTTAG